A segment of the Candidatus Omnitrophota bacterium genome:
CATCTCATGTACAAGTGTCTGACTCTGGCTGATTCTCAATAGCTCGCGCGCAACTTTTTCTTTATTTTTCACTGCCTGATTCTCCCTTTATTGTATTTCCACGCCGCCATATTTCTCGCGAAATTCGCTGAATGATGGATAACTCCTATGGTTCTCAGATATAACAGGCGTTATACCTTCCAGCTTCCAGTCGATATTAAGTTCCTTATCGTTCCATGCTATACCCGCGCCGTGCTCACTCGAATAATAGTTATCTGACATTATAAACATGTCGCATCCGTCGCTAAGGGACACACAGCCGTGACCGAAGCCGCGCTCAACGTAAATGCAAGAAGTCTTTTCTTCCGAAAGTTCACAGGATTCCCATAAACCGAAAGTCTCCGAATTTTTTCTTAAATCCACAACCACCCAAAGCATACTTCCTCTAATAATCCTTATTAATTTACGCTCGGTAAACGGAGGGAACTGTATATGAATGCCCCTTAAAGTTCCTTTTTTATCCGTGCGGGAATAACTCTCCTGTGCCCATACCGTGTTAAGAGATAATCTTTTAAACTCCTTTTCATCATACAGTCGTACCAGCATACCTCTTTCGTCTATACATGGTTCGTTTATAACTTCATACAGGCCGCTCAACTTTTTCTTTTCTACTCTCATTATCTATTATTCCTTTTCATTGCCAGAAGCATAAGGGCATAATGCCCCCTGATTGTTTTCATCCTGCATAATTTCACTATTTCAAAACCGCAACTATGAAGAAGAATGCTCATGCTACCCGGACTAAAAAACCAAAGGTGGCAGGAATTGAATATATCATCACCACATGGCCTGTGCCTGAAACACAAACTATCCGGAACCTCTATAAAAAGCAGTGAATTTTTTTTCATATCTCCGGACAAATCTTTCAGCATTTTTCAGGATTCTTCATGTGCTCAAGGGCGTAGTTAAGTGAGATGAGATCAAACTTATACCTGAATTTCCCCGGCTTGTAAGATTCCTGAACCAAAGGAATACCGAGTTTCCTGAGAAAAATGCTTCCTTTATTTGGATCTATTACATAAGATTTCCAGTTCTTGTCACGAAATTCATAAGCGAATACTCCCGAACCGCCGCCAATATCAAGCATCTTAAAGGGAGCCTTCCCTTTCTTCAACACTCCATCCTTCCATATGTTCGATATGCTTTTTTTAATCCAATCAATCCTGAATTTAGTCTCCGAACCTTTTGCCGGGAGCGAAATAATTTTTTTAAACCTTTCTTCTGGCGTCTCTTTTCTCCAAGAAGAAGCTGTACTCCTGTAAGCAAGTGTATATATACTATCCAGTATCTTTGTATCCCTTGAATATAGCGAATAGTAGAATCCGCAGCGGGTACAGCAAACCCATTTCCTGAAGTAGCCTTTCCCGGGCTTCACTCCTACGGATAACTCATATTTGTCCGGTTTCTTATAGCAAAATATCTGTTTGCTGCTTGCGCACCCGCAAATCTGACATTTTATCTTACCTTCATTCATATTTTTTATTCCGAAAGCACTTCGTTAAGTTTCATCAAGCCTGTTTTCAAATCAACTTCCGGACGCCATTTCAACACTTCCTTCGCTTTCCGGTTCGACACATTCCTTATGTTCGGGCTGTCAGGGTTCGTCTCGGTGACTTTTACATCTTTTCCGAGAACGCTCTTTGACGTCTCTATCACATCGCCCAGCGTAATCAGTCCGTCGACCTGCAGATTCAGTACATTAAATCCATCCAATCCTATTGCTTTGATTATTCCCGATACAATATCACTCACGTAAATAAAGCAGCGGCCGGTTTTTCTCGAACCGGTTTTTACTTCCTCTTTTGTTTTAACCATGTTGAAAATAGACTCCACCGCCGACCAATTCTGCTTGCGGGCGCCGTAAATGATTCCAAAACGAAGTATTGTCACGGGACAGAAACCGTGATTATATTTCTGTCTAAGATTCTGTTCGCTTACAAGTTTTGAAAGCGCATATTCGGAATCAAGCAGC
Coding sequences within it:
- a CDS encoding class I SAM-dependent methyltransferase, which gives rise to MNEGKIKCQICGCASSKQIFCYKKPDKYELSVGVKPGKGYFRKWVCCTRCGFYYSLYSRDTKILDSIYTLAYRSTASSWRKETPEERFKKIISLPAKGSETKFRIDWIKKSISNIWKDGVLKKGKAPFKMLDIGGGSGVFAYEFRDKNWKSYVIDPNKGSIFLRKLGIPLVQESYKPGKFRYKFDLISLNYALEHMKNPEKC
- a CDS encoding NAD(P)-dependent oxidoreductase encodes the protein MRQLYNRRDIHGSGRRLKMKLFITGAGGFIGGALMARCGKDNLDYVAVDIADGSAANYRKADIGSKDIADLIPENTDAVIHLAALSRDPDCKNKGYECFNTNVMATLNMIDAAEKRKAKQFIFASTEWVYGSFAEDEVKDEETSIDITLLDSEYALSKLVSEQNLRQKYNHGFCPVTILRFGIIYGARKQNWSAVESIFNMVKTKEEVKTGSRKTGRCFIYVSDIVSGIIKAIGLDGFNVLNLQVDGLITLGDVIETSKSVLGKDVKVTETNPDSPNIRNVSNRKAKEVLKWRPEVDLKTGLMKLNEVLSE
- a CDS encoding dTDP-4-keto-6-deoxy-D-glucose epimerase, which codes for MRVEKKKLSGLYEVINEPCIDERGMLVRLYDEKEFKRLSLNTVWAQESYSRTDKKGTLRGIHIQFPPFTERKLIRIIRGSMLWVVVDLRKNSETFGLWESCELSEEKTSCIYVERGFGHGCVSLSDGCDMFIMSDNYYSSEHGAGIAWNDKELNIDWKLEGITPVISENHRSYPSFSEFREKYGGVEIQ